From the genome of Aquila chrysaetos chrysaetos chromosome 12, bAquChr1.4, whole genome shotgun sequence, one region includes:
- the RAB11B gene encoding ras-related protein Rab-11B, with amino-acid sequence MGTRDDEYDYLFKVVLIGDSGVGKSNLLSRFTRNEFNLESKSTIGVEFATRSIQVDGKTIKAQIWDTAGQERYRAITSAYYRGAVGALLVYDIAKHLTYENVERWLKELRDHADNNIVIMLVGNKSDLRHLRAVPTDEARAFAEKNNLSFIETSALDSTNVEEAFKNILTEIYRIVSQKQIADRSAHDESPGNNVVDISVPPTTDGQKSNKLQCCQNL; translated from the exons ATGGGCACCCGCGACGACGAGTACGACTACCTCTTCAAAG ttgtGTTGATTGGAGACTCTGGAGTCGGGAAGAGTAATCTTCTGTCACGTTTCACACGCAATGAGTTCAATCTGGAGAGTAAGAGCACCATTGGGGTGGAATTTGCCACCAGGAGCATCCAGGTGGATGGGAAGACGATAAAAGCACAGATCTGGGATACTGCAGGACAGGAACGATACCGTGCCATTACCTCAGC ATATTACCGCGGTGCTGTTGGGGCTCTTCTTGTCTATGACATTGCCAAACATCTCACCTATGAGAATGTGGAGCGCTGGCTAAAGGAGCTTAGAGATCATGCAGACAACAATATTGTCATCATGCTGGTGGGTAACAAGAGTGACCTCCGCCATCTGAGAGCTGTGCCCACTGATGAGGCCCGGGCTTTTGCAG aaaaaaataacttatcTTTTATTGAAACATCCGCTCTGGATTCAACAAATGTAGAAGAAGCCTTCAAGAACATCCTTACAG AAATCTACCGCATTGTTTCACAGAAGCAGATTGCAGATCGGTCTGCACATGATGAGTCTCCTGGCAACAATGTAGTTGACATCAGTGTCCCACCAACCACCGATGGACAGAAATCCAACAAACTCCAGTGCTGTCAGAACCTGTGA